From the Shewanella amazonensis SB2B genome, one window contains:
- a CDS encoding ComF family protein — translation MDEVSVWRRAWTYVVTTLAQSLPNRCLLCHQTVIEGSGVCSLCLQRCLYHGPVCLGCGRSLVNDGAFCGACRVLGALPVIAPCSYHQGLGASIAAIKYQGQFAALDVLCRALMARVTQLTEEGEIPPVSLLLPVPLHPKRLKTRGFNQAYEIALLLSKLSGIPLCDDLLRRRRDTQPQAGLTGKARRKNLLGAFELTGSCHQGSVALVDDVVTTGSTANEIATMLQLQGVRVQVWCLARAEAPGLLDTFS, via the coding sequence ATGGATGAAGTATCCGTGTGGCGCCGAGCATGGACGTATGTCGTTACCACCTTGGCGCAGAGTTTACCCAACCGCTGCCTGCTGTGCCACCAAACGGTAATCGAAGGCTCTGGGGTCTGCAGCCTTTGTCTGCAACGCTGTCTGTATCACGGCCCCGTATGTCTGGGTTGTGGTCGCAGCCTGGTCAATGACGGTGCCTTTTGTGGTGCCTGTCGGGTGTTGGGCGCGCTGCCTGTTATCGCGCCCTGCAGCTACCACCAAGGCCTGGGAGCCAGTATTGCCGCCATTAAATATCAGGGGCAATTTGCAGCGCTGGATGTTCTTTGCCGAGCACTGATGGCCAGAGTGACTCAACTGACAGAGGAGGGCGAAATCCCCCCTGTCTCTTTACTCCTGCCGGTTCCCCTTCACCCCAAACGTCTCAAAACCCGCGGCTTTAATCAGGCCTATGAAATAGCGCTCTTGCTGTCAAAGCTCAGTGGTATCCCTCTGTGCGATGACCTGTTACGGCGGCGACGTGATACCCAGCCTCAGGCTGGCCTTACCGGTAAAGCGAGGCGTAAAAACCTATTGGGCGCCTTTGAGCTCACGGGGAGCTGTCATCAGGGCTCAGTGGCCTTGGTGGACGATGTAGTCACCACCGGCAGTACGGCCAATGAAATAGCCACCATGTTACAGCTTCAGGGTGTCAGGGTGCAGGTATGGTGTCTTGCCCGGGCGGAAGCCCCCGGGCTGCTGGACACGTTCAGTTAG
- a CDS encoding Tex family protein, with product MTSNIARIIADELNVREAQVTATIALLDDGATVPFVARYRKEVTGGLDDTQLRTLHSRLGYLRELNDRRDVILSSIDAQGKLTPELKAAILGADSKTRLEDLYLPYKPKRRTKGQIAIEAGIEPLANLLLQQRPANPEAEAAAFINTEAGFADTRAVLDGARYILMERFAEDAELIRKVREHLSGVAVLQSKVIEGKEKEGAKFRDYFEHSELLAKVPSHRALAMLRGRNEGILSLSMVADPDSEPGSGSYCEVIIANHLGLTLGDSEADKWLKTVVTGTWRIKVALQMETEFISRLREQAEDDAIKVFARNLHDLLMAAPAGSKATMGLDPGLRTGVKVAVVNDTGKLVAHSTIFPHEPQNQWDKSLRTLANLVSMHKVELIAVGNGTASRETDKLAAELIAAVKEHHPTLTKVMVSEAGASVYSASELAANEFPDLDVSIRGAVSIARRLQDPLAELVKIEPKSIGVGQYQHDVSQSQLSQSLEAVVEDCVNSVGVDVNMASVPLLSQVSGLNKTLAKNLVDYRDEHGQFKSRKELLKVPRLGPKAFEQAAGFLRIREGDNPLDASAVHPEAYSLVETIAQTREVPLANLIGNTELIRTLKAGDFVTDAFGLPTVTDILKELDKPGRDPRGEFKTAHFKEGVTEVRDLKPEMILEGVVTNVTNFGAFVDVGVHQDGLVHISSLSDKFVSDPHTVVKAGDVVKVKVMEVDVERKRIGLSMRLDEKPQPAQAAKGKGAPAARTAQAKGGKPQSKPQKPQAINAAMGNAFADAFAKMKK from the coding sequence ATGACATCGAATATTGCGCGGATCATTGCCGATGAACTGAATGTCCGTGAGGCGCAGGTCACTGCCACCATCGCCCTGCTGGATGACGGTGCCACGGTTCCCTTTGTGGCCCGCTATCGTAAAGAAGTGACAGGGGGGCTGGATGACACCCAACTGCGTACTCTGCACAGCCGTCTTGGTTATTTGCGTGAGCTGAATGACCGCAGGGACGTGATCCTCTCCTCCATCGACGCTCAGGGCAAACTGACTCCCGAACTCAAGGCCGCTATTCTGGGTGCTGACAGCAAGACCCGTCTTGAAGATCTCTATTTGCCCTATAAACCCAAGCGCCGCACCAAGGGACAGATTGCCATCGAAGCCGGAATCGAACCGCTGGCGAACCTCTTGCTGCAGCAGCGGCCTGCAAACCCCGAGGCCGAAGCCGCTGCCTTTATCAATACCGAGGCCGGTTTTGCCGATACCCGTGCCGTGCTAGACGGTGCCCGTTACATTCTGATGGAACGCTTTGCCGAAGATGCCGAGCTGATCCGCAAGGTGCGTGAACACCTGTCTGGAGTGGCCGTGCTGCAAAGCAAGGTGATTGAAGGCAAAGAAAAAGAAGGGGCTAAGTTTCGCGATTACTTTGAACACAGCGAGCTGCTGGCCAAAGTTCCTTCCCACAGGGCGCTGGCCATGTTGCGTGGCCGCAATGAGGGCATTCTCAGCCTGAGCATGGTTGCCGACCCGGACTCAGAACCCGGCAGCGGCAGTTATTGTGAGGTCATTATCGCCAACCATCTGGGCTTGACCCTGGGCGACAGTGAGGCCGATAAGTGGCTCAAGACAGTGGTTACCGGTACCTGGCGTATCAAGGTGGCGCTGCAGATGGAAACCGAGTTTATTTCCCGTTTGCGTGAACAGGCCGAGGACGACGCCATCAAGGTCTTTGCCCGTAATCTGCACGATCTGCTGATGGCGGCGCCAGCCGGTTCCAAGGCGACCATGGGGCTGGACCCGGGGCTGAGAACCGGCGTGAAGGTGGCCGTGGTGAACGACACAGGCAAACTGGTGGCTCACAGCACCATTTTCCCTCACGAGCCACAAAATCAATGGGATAAGTCGCTGAGAACCCTGGCTAACCTGGTGAGTATGCACAAGGTGGAGCTGATTGCCGTGGGCAATGGCACCGCCTCCCGCGAAACCGACAAGCTGGCGGCTGAATTGATTGCGGCGGTCAAAGAACATCACCCAACGCTCACCAAGGTCATGGTAAGTGAGGCGGGCGCATCTGTTTATTCGGCGTCTGAGCTGGCGGCCAATGAATTTCCGGATTTGGATGTGTCCATCCGCGGCGCCGTGTCCATCGCCCGTCGCTTGCAGGACCCGCTGGCGGAGTTGGTCAAGATTGAGCCCAAGTCCATTGGCGTGGGTCAGTATCAACACGATGTGAGCCAGAGCCAACTGTCCCAGTCGCTGGAAGCCGTGGTTGAAGACTGCGTAAACAGTGTGGGTGTGGACGTTAACATGGCGTCTGTTCCCCTGCTCAGCCAGGTGTCTGGCCTCAACAAGACGCTGGCCAAAAATCTGGTGGACTACCGCGACGAGCACGGCCAGTTCAAGAGCCGAAAAGAGCTGCTCAAGGTGCCTCGACTCGGGCCCAAAGCCTTTGAGCAGGCCGCCGGCTTTTTGCGTATCCGCGAGGGTGATAACCCCCTCGATGCGTCGGCAGTGCACCCCGAAGCCTATTCACTGGTGGAAACCATCGCTCAAACCCGTGAAGTGCCGCTGGCTAATCTCATCGGCAATACCGAGCTTATCCGTACCTTGAAGGCAGGGGATTTTGTCACAGACGCCTTTGGTTTACCCACGGTGACGGATATTCTCAAGGAATTGGACAAACCCGGTCGCGACCCCCGAGGCGAGTTTAAAACGGCGCACTTTAAAGAGGGCGTGACTGAAGTTCGTGACCTGAAGCCGGAGATGATCCTCGAAGGCGTGGTGACCAACGTGACCAATTTCGGTGCCTTTGTGGATGTGGGCGTGCATCAGGACGGTCTGGTACACATATCTTCCTTGTCGGACAAGTTTGTCAGCGACCCCCATACCGTGGTGAAGGCCGGTGATGTGGTGAAGGTGAAAGTGATGGAAGTGGACGTCGAGCGTAAGCGTATCGGCCTGTCGATGCGGCTCGATGAAAAACCTCAGCCAGCTCAGGCCGCTAAGGGCAAGGGGGCGCCTGCCGCCAGAACAGCCCAGGCCAAGGGTGGCAAGCCCCAGTCCAAACCCCAGAAGCCTCAGGCTATCAATGCGGCCATGGGCAATGCGTTTGCAGATGCTTTCGCCAAAATGAAGAAATAA
- the greB gene encoding transcription elongation factor GreB, which produces MTEKAHLITRKGWEALDKELKYLWKEYRPEITLKVQEAAAQGDRSENADYTYNKRLLRQIDSRVRYLIKRLEVLKIVDYSPQQEGKVFFGAWVELENDEGAVVRYRIVGKDEIDTKKGYITIDSPMARALIGKQVDDEVVVQTPSGRKEWFINEIRYQPFDGMEA; this is translated from the coding sequence ATGACAGAAAAAGCCCATCTCATTACCCGCAAGGGCTGGGAAGCTCTGGACAAAGAGCTCAAGTACCTGTGGAAAGAATACCGTCCCGAAATCACCCTCAAGGTGCAGGAAGCTGCGGCCCAGGGCGATCGTTCCGAGAACGCCGATTATACCTACAACAAGCGCCTGCTCAGGCAAATAGACAGCCGGGTGCGCTATCTCATCAAACGTCTTGAAGTACTTAAAATCGTTGATTATTCCCCCCAGCAGGAAGGCAAGGTCTTCTTTGGCGCTTGGGTGGAGCTGGAAAACGATGAAGGGGCTGTTGTGCGTTACCGGATTGTTGGTAAGGATGAAATAGACACCAAAAAAGGCTATATCACCATAGATTCACCCATGGCCCGGGCCCTTATCGGCAAACAGGTGGATGATGAGGTGGTGGTGCAAACCCCGTCGGGACGAAAAGAATGGTTTATCAACGAGATTCGCTATCAACCCTTTGATGGCATGGAAGCTTAG
- a CDS encoding LTA synthase family protein, which yields MRSTKPPQSIWRMIAIFGLLAMVALTASRIGLGLWQSDRVAAAEGWTHMLLQGARVDIATLCWLWGIAALGTVIFAGNHAIGRVWLVLLRGWLVLGLWLMLFLELSTPSFIEEYGIRPNRLYVEYLIYPKEVLSMLWSGRPMELVFGLLASTGILWGGWRLSGRLSTHLVYPRWYWRPVFALLVIIVTLMGARSTLGHRPLNPAMVAFCDDPLVNSLTVNSAYSLVFAMTQMGQEENAAKMYGQLTDEEIIAAIREDSGRSAERFVSDLLPSLSDNPASYQGKPRNLVIILQESLGARFVGSLGGLPLTPNLDALSQEGWYFDNLFATGTRSVRGIEAVTTGFTPTPARAVVKLGKSQQGFFTIADFLRRQGYDTSFIYGGESHFDNMRSFFLGNGFGRIVDQDDYQNPAFVGSWGVSDEDLMRRADSEFKRLHQQGTPFFSLVFSSSNHDPFEFPDDRIELYEQPKQTRNNAAKYADFAIGEFFKLAKNADYWQDTVFLVVADHDSRVGGANLVPVNRFRIPGLIIADGVAPKRDQRVVSQIDLAPTLLSLIGVSGRYPMLGKDLTRTPDNWPGRALMQYDKNFAYMRGQDLVILQPERDPEGFTYQPEDGSLLPSPQPKSMQKTALAWALWGSLAYQKGLFRQE from the coding sequence ATGAGAAGCACAAAACCGCCACAAAGCATTTGGCGGATGATAGCCATTTTTGGTCTGTTGGCCATGGTTGCCCTGACGGCAAGCCGTATTGGACTTGGTCTGTGGCAGAGTGACAGAGTGGCAGCCGCTGAGGGATGGACCCATATGCTGTTGCAAGGCGCGCGGGTCGATATTGCCACCCTGTGCTGGCTGTGGGGCATTGCCGCCCTGGGCACAGTGATTTTTGCCGGCAATCACGCCATAGGCCGTGTGTGGCTGGTGCTGCTCAGAGGCTGGCTGGTGCTTGGCCTGTGGCTGATGCTGTTTCTTGAACTTTCAACGCCTTCTTTCATCGAGGAATACGGCATTCGCCCCAATCGCCTCTATGTGGAATACCTGATTTACCCCAAAGAAGTCCTGTCCATGCTCTGGAGTGGCAGACCGATGGAGTTGGTATTTGGCCTGCTGGCGTCCACCGGTATTCTCTGGGGGGGGTGGCGTTTATCCGGGCGTCTTTCAACCCATCTGGTTTATCCGCGCTGGTACTGGCGACCCGTGTTTGCACTCCTGGTGATTATTGTGACCCTGATGGGAGCACGCTCGACCTTGGGGCACAGGCCGCTCAATCCGGCCATGGTGGCCTTCTGCGACGATCCTCTGGTGAATTCGCTCACGGTAAATTCGGCCTATTCACTGGTGTTTGCCATGACTCAGATGGGTCAGGAAGAAAATGCCGCCAAGATGTATGGTCAATTGACGGACGAGGAAATCATTGCTGCTATCCGCGAGGACAGCGGCAGGTCTGCTGAGCGTTTTGTTTCAGACCTATTGCCCAGTCTTTCGGATAACCCAGCGTCCTATCAGGGCAAGCCCCGCAATCTGGTGATTATTCTGCAGGAAAGCCTGGGTGCCCGTTTTGTCGGTAGCCTCGGTGGTTTGCCATTGACGCCCAATCTCGATGCGCTGTCTCAGGAAGGTTGGTACTTCGATAATCTCTTCGCCACAGGCACCCGCTCGGTACGCGGAATCGAGGCTGTGACCACGGGCTTTACCCCCACTCCCGCCAGGGCCGTAGTCAAACTGGGCAAGAGCCAACAGGGCTTTTTCACCATTGCCGATTTCTTACGTCGCCAGGGTTACGACACTTCGTTTATCTATGGCGGTGAAAGCCATTTTGACAATATGCGCAGTTTCTTCCTGGGCAATGGCTTTGGCCGTATCGTCGACCAGGATGACTACCAGAATCCGGCCTTTGTGGGCAGTTGGGGGGTATCAGATGAAGACCTGATGCGCCGCGCCGACAGTGAGTTTAAGCGCCTGCATCAGCAGGGCACGCCCTTCTTCAGTCTGGTGTTCAGCTCCAGTAACCACGATCCCTTCGAGTTTCCCGATGATCGCATCGAACTCTATGAGCAGCCGAAGCAAACCCGTAATAACGCCGCCAAGTATGCGGATTTCGCTATAGGTGAGTTCTTTAAGCTCGCCAAAAATGCCGACTACTGGCAGGACACGGTATTTTTGGTGGTGGCGGATCACGACAGTCGTGTTGGCGGTGCCAATCTGGTGCCGGTAAATCGCTTTCGTATTCCCGGCCTCATCATTGCCGATGGGGTGGCGCCCAAGCGCGACCAGCGGGTGGTGAGCCAAATCGATTTGGCGCCGACCTTGTTATCGCTGATAGGCGTTTCTGGCCGCTACCCCATGCTGGGGAAAGATTTGACCCGCACACCCGATAATTGGCCGGGGCGGGCGCTGATGCAGTACGACAAGAACTTTGCCTATATGCGTGGTCAGGATTTGGTGATCCTGCAGCCTGAGCGCGACCCCGAAGGTTTTACCTATCAACCGGAAGATGGCAGCTTGCTGCCAAGTCCACAGCCCAAGAGTATGCAAAAAACCGCCTTGGCCTGGGCTTTGTGGGGAAGTCTTGCCTATCAGAAAGGGTTATTCAGGCAGGAGTGA
- a CDS encoding M14 family zinc carboxypeptidase has translation MSFLSIFASLGRALCYCMCLSLPLTAYATSLEAYLGYPLGEWHVRHDQVNGFLEKLAADNPRVSLEDTGYSHERRRQLTAVITSPANQDRLNGIVADRALVKQGKAQPMLVIWLAYSIHGDEASGAHAALALAQHLALSQESWITDLLSQSVVLITPSQNPDGLDRFANWSNSYRGIAVPVADENHKEHNQNWPAGRYNHFLADLNRDWLFLRHPESRGRVALLHKWQPQYVGDFHEMGHNQSYFFQPGVPERTHPLTEQRNQQLTEKLAHFYRQALDAKQQAYFSRQGFDDFFYGKGSTYPDINGAVGVLFEQASARGQVQDSQYGGISLAEAIDNQLTTSLAALKGAHQLRQELISFQNDFYAGKGKTGKQGRLISTRGDRQRLLVLADLLNRHGVVYRYLTQDMKEGKQIFTAADSLFIPNEQPQSVLVEALFERRTRFEDPTFYDVSAWDLGSAFNLAIAENIRPAANQLSTDAPAFGQPALTEDTVALLIDWQQSGAAPLLAQLHRDGIAVRASVKPFTPVASARAFAAGTLMISTAQKQMTRDALLPYLTDLARQYEVRLFPVVSFASATGIDLGSGDFVPLKPVNALLVSGRGTDATEVGEIWRYLDLELKQGVTLVDSDRLARISLNRYSHILLADGNYDHLDDALGRKLGEFAEQGGVIVAQKRALIWLNKRNLLRNTVLEDGFYKQQFSTAGLGFDDKEALRARQAIGGAILNWQLDPAHPLAFGMPSATVPVMKNEVLGLSDTSEPFVIAARYPQNPLVSGYLSDEYQRAFGLSNALLAEPKGKGVVVGTTDNLLFRNIWLGTEKIYTNALYLLPAAMSR, from the coding sequence ATGTCATTTCTGTCGATTTTCGCCTCCCTTGGCAGGGCACTTTGTTACTGCATGTGCCTCTCGCTGCCCCTCACCGCATACGCTACCTCTTTGGAAGCCTATCTGGGTTATCCCCTGGGGGAATGGCACGTCAGACACGATCAGGTGAATGGCTTTCTGGAAAAACTGGCCGCTGACAATCCCAGAGTCTCACTGGAGGATACAGGCTACAGCCATGAAAGGCGCAGGCAACTGACGGCGGTAATCACCTCACCAGCCAATCAGGACCGACTCAACGGGATTGTGGCCGACAGGGCGCTGGTCAAACAGGGGAAAGCGCAGCCAATGTTGGTGATATGGCTGGCGTATTCAATTCATGGCGATGAAGCCAGTGGTGCCCATGCCGCTTTGGCGCTGGCGCAGCATTTGGCATTGAGCCAGGAGAGCTGGATTACCGACCTGCTCAGCCAGAGTGTGGTACTTATCACCCCCAGCCAAAACCCCGATGGACTCGACCGTTTTGCCAACTGGTCCAACAGCTACCGTGGGATAGCTGTGCCTGTGGCGGATGAAAACCATAAGGAACACAATCAAAACTGGCCTGCCGGACGCTATAACCATTTTCTGGCCGACCTCAACCGTGACTGGCTGTTCTTACGACATCCGGAGAGCCGGGGCAGGGTCGCATTACTCCATAAGTGGCAACCTCAGTATGTGGGGGACTTCCATGAAATGGGTCATAACCAAAGCTACTTTTTCCAGCCCGGCGTCCCCGAGCGCACGCACCCACTGACAGAACAACGAAACCAGCAACTGACTGAGAAATTAGCCCATTTTTACCGTCAGGCTCTGGATGCCAAGCAGCAGGCCTACTTTAGCCGGCAGGGATTCGATGATTTCTTCTATGGCAAAGGCTCCACCTATCCGGACATCAATGGCGCCGTAGGGGTATTGTTCGAGCAGGCCAGCGCCCGCGGCCAGGTACAGGACTCGCAATACGGTGGTATCAGCCTGGCCGAGGCCATCGATAATCAGTTAACCACCTCCCTTGCTGCACTCAAAGGCGCTCACCAACTCCGCCAGGAACTCATCAGTTTTCAAAACGATTTTTACGCTGGTAAAGGTAAAACCGGTAAACAGGGTCGCCTGATCTCGACCCGGGGAGACAGACAGCGACTGCTGGTATTGGCTGATCTCCTGAACCGCCATGGCGTGGTTTACCGCTATCTGACGCAGGACATGAAAGAAGGCAAACAAATATTCACAGCTGCTGATAGTCTGTTCATTCCCAACGAACAGCCTCAGTCTGTTTTGGTAGAAGCCCTGTTTGAGCGACGCACCCGATTTGAAGACCCCACCTTCTACGATGTCAGCGCCTGGGATCTGGGCAGCGCCTTCAATCTGGCCATCGCAGAGAACATACGGCCTGCTGCGAACCAGCTCAGCACAGATGCACCAGCGTTTGGGCAGCCGGCACTGACAGAAGACACGGTTGCCCTCCTGATAGACTGGCAGCAAAGTGGCGCGGCCCCTTTGTTGGCGCAGCTTCACCGGGATGGCATAGCCGTCAGGGCCTCGGTAAAACCCTTTACTCCCGTGGCCAGCGCCCGTGCATTTGCCGCTGGCACCCTGATGATAAGTACAGCCCAGAAGCAAATGACGCGGGACGCATTACTGCCTTATCTCACCGACCTTGCCAGGCAATATGAGGTCCGCCTGTTCCCGGTCGTTTCATTCGCTTCCGCAACAGGAATTGATCTTGGCAGTGGCGACTTTGTCCCACTCAAGCCAGTGAACGCCTTATTGGTGAGCGGTCGTGGCACCGATGCCACCGAGGTGGGGGAAATCTGGCGCTATTTGGATTTGGAGCTGAAACAGGGCGTGACTCTGGTGGACTCAGACAGACTGGCACGGATTAGCCTTAACCGTTACAGCCATATACTGCTCGCAGACGGAAATTATGATCACCTGGACGATGCCCTTGGACGCAAACTCGGTGAGTTTGCCGAACAGGGCGGCGTCATTGTGGCCCAGAAGCGGGCACTCATTTGGCTCAATAAACGCAACCTGCTCAGAAACACAGTATTGGAAGACGGGTTTTATAAGCAGCAGTTTTCCACGGCTGGGCTTGGCTTTGATGACAAAGAAGCCCTGCGTGCCCGCCAGGCCATTGGTGGCGCCATACTCAACTGGCAACTGGATCCGGCTCATCCACTGGCATTCGGCATGCCATCTGCCACTGTGCCCGTGATGAAAAATGAAGTACTGGGCTTATCCGACACCAGCGAGCCATTTGTTATCGCCGCACGCTATCCACAAAACCCGCTGGTCTCCGGCTACCTCTCTGACGAATACCAAAGGGCATTCGGTCTGAGCAATGCCCTCTTGGCAGAGCCCAAGGGTAAGGGCGTCGTGGTGGGAACAACCGATAACCTGCTGTTTCGCAACATCTGGCTCGGCACTGAAAAAATCTACACCAATGCGCTCTACCTGTTACCTGCGGCCATGAGCCGCTAA
- the ompR gene encoding osmolarity response regulator transcription factor OmpR, translated as MGQETSKILVVDDDMRLRALLERYLVEQGFQVRAAANAEQMDRLLERENFHLLVLDLMLPGEDGLSICRRLRQTGSPLPIIMLTAKGDEVDRIIGLELGADDYLPKPFNPRELLARIKAVMRRQTQEIPGAPAQQEEEVGFGEFHLNLATREMYRGDESIALTSGEFAVLKVLVTHPREPLSRDKLMNLARGRDYSALERSIDVQVSRLRRLIEKDPANPRYIQTVWGLGYVFVPDGSARR; from the coding sequence ATGGGACAGGAAACCTCCAAGATTCTGGTCGTTGATGATGATATGAGACTCAGAGCCCTGCTGGAGCGCTATCTGGTGGAGCAGGGATTTCAGGTCAGAGCAGCCGCCAACGCCGAGCAAATGGACCGGCTGCTGGAGCGCGAGAATTTTCATTTACTGGTATTGGATTTGATGCTGCCCGGTGAGGATGGCCTGTCTATTTGCCGGCGATTGCGCCAGACCGGCAGCCCCCTGCCTATTATCATGCTCACTGCCAAAGGCGATGAAGTCGACCGCATTATCGGCCTTGAGCTGGGTGCAGATGATTACCTGCCCAAACCCTTTAATCCACGGGAACTGCTGGCGCGTATCAAAGCCGTGATGCGCCGTCAAACTCAGGAAATTCCCGGTGCGCCGGCGCAGCAGGAAGAAGAAGTGGGTTTTGGTGAGTTTCATCTCAATCTGGCTACCCGCGAAATGTATCGCGGTGACGAGTCCATTGCTCTCACCAGCGGCGAGTTTGCCGTGCTTAAGGTCTTGGTGACGCATCCACGTGAACCCCTCTCCCGGGATAAGCTGATGAATCTGGCCCGGGGCCGCGATTATTCGGCACTGGAGCGTTCCATCGACGTGCAGGTATCCCGCCTTCGACGCCTGATTGAAAAAGATCCCGCCAATCCAAGGTATATCCAAACCGTGTGGGGCCTGGGCTATGTGTTTGTACCCGACGGCAGCGCCCGTCGTTAA
- the bioH gene encoding pimeloyl-ACP methyl ester esterase BioH, producing MTQGSQAHIHIDTHGTGKNLVILHGWGMNAAVFTPLMGAFPEYRLHCPDLPGFGHSTMSGDTLDDWVDTLMLALPEQMVLAGWSLGGLVATRAALRYPQRVEALITIASSPCFMAREEENWPGIPPQVLSQFGAELGKDLPKTIERFLAIQAMGSETAREDIKRLRDLVLSRPLPQPAALDQGLNMLKDVDLRPELANLSQPWLRVWGRLDGLVPKRVMPAMPSPAGTCEDLMLAKASHAPFFSHPTEFVTGVKDWLFRL from the coding sequence GTGACACAAGGTTCACAGGCACATATCCATATCGACACCCATGGCACAGGCAAAAACCTGGTGATTCTCCACGGCTGGGGCATGAACGCGGCTGTGTTCACGCCCCTTATGGGTGCCTTTCCCGAGTATAGGCTGCACTGCCCCGACCTGCCGGGATTCGGCCATAGCACTATGTCTGGTGATACCCTGGATGATTGGGTCGACACCCTGATGTTGGCGCTGCCCGAGCAGATGGTGCTTGCGGGTTGGTCACTTGGTGGCTTGGTGGCGACCAGAGCTGCACTGCGCTACCCCCAGCGGGTTGAGGCGCTGATAACCATTGCCTCATCCCCTTGTTTTATGGCGCGGGAGGAAGAAAACTGGCCCGGCATTCCACCCCAGGTATTGTCGCAATTTGGCGCAGAACTGGGCAAAGATCTGCCCAAAACCATAGAGCGTTTTCTCGCTATCCAGGCCATGGGCAGCGAAACAGCGAGGGAAGACATCAAGCGCCTGCGGGATTTGGTGCTGTCACGCCCCCTGCCCCAGCCAGCGGCGTTGGATCAGGGGCTGAACATGTTAAAAGACGTGGATTTACGCCCCGAGCTGGCAAACCTGAGCCAACCCTGGTTGAGAGTGTGGGGACGCCTCGATGGGCTGGTTCCCAAGCGGGTCATGCCGGCCATGCCAAGCCCTGCCGGTACCTGCGAGGACCTGATGCTCGCCAAAGCATCCCATGCCCCTTTCTTTTCTCACCCCACTGAATTTGTGACCGGGGTGAAAGACTGGCTCTTCAGGCTTTAA
- the envZ gene encoding two-component system sensor histidine kinase EnvZ yields MKLRWWQRLLPRSAFSQTVMLIGCLLLINQLFSYVSVALYVIKPSYQQINQLIARQINFLFTEEAVIGREYLSLVDALNAKVGDGSMHVFNQKQAREAGIDSATYYGLLSNQMSEYLGGSAEVRITQGETVQIWIRPPQAPSVWIRVPLSSFNELEMSLLTLYLMVIGALSVAGGWLFARRQSKPLKALQKAAINVSRGEYPEAIPPAGSSEIVEVTHAFNQMAHSMRMLEQDRALMMAGISHDLRTPLTRIRLASEMMVDEDAYLRDGIIADIDDMNAIINQFIAYIRQDQEAVWEKADINQLVSEYAQAESKRDGVIELALGPCIGIPVQVIAIKRVLGNLVENAFRYGRGWIRISTRMEKSSLVLTVEDNGPGIPVDQIPKLFQPFTQGDMARGSLGSGLGLAIIKRIVDRHQGKVKLSNRVEGGLKAEVFLPLE; encoded by the coding sequence ATGAAACTTCGCTGGTGGCAGCGCTTGCTGCCCCGCAGCGCCTTCAGTCAAACCGTGATGCTGATAGGCTGTTTGCTGTTGATTAATCAGCTGTTTTCCTATGTGTCTGTGGCGCTTTACGTCATCAAACCCAGCTATCAGCAAATCAACCAGCTCATTGCCCGGCAAATCAATTTTTTGTTTACCGAAGAGGCGGTCATTGGCCGCGAATATCTGAGTTTGGTGGATGCCCTCAATGCCAAGGTCGGCGATGGCAGCATGCACGTTTTCAACCAAAAGCAGGCCAGGGAAGCCGGCATAGACAGCGCCACCTATTACGGTTTGCTGTCGAATCAGATGTCAGAATACCTCGGCGGCAGCGCCGAAGTACGCATCACCCAGGGCGAAACAGTGCAGATTTGGATCCGCCCGCCACAGGCGCCCAGTGTTTGGATACGGGTACCTCTGTCGAGTTTCAACGAACTGGAAATGTCGCTGCTGACCCTGTATCTGATGGTGATTGGTGCGCTCAGTGTCGCCGGCGGCTGGCTGTTTGCCCGCCGCCAGAGCAAACCCCTTAAGGCGCTGCAGAAGGCCGCCATCAATGTATCGCGGGGGGAATACCCCGAAGCCATTCCCCCTGCCGGCTCCAGTGAAATAGTGGAAGTGACCCACGCCTTTAACCAGATGGCCCACAGCATGCGAATGTTGGAACAGGACCGGGCGTTGATGATGGCGGGGATCTCCCACGATCTGCGCACACCCCTTACCCGAATTCGTCTGGCCTCTGAAATGATGGTGGATGAGGATGCCTACCTCAGAGACGGCATCATCGCCGACATCGATGACATGAACGCCATCATCAATCAGTTCATCGCCTACATACGCCAGGATCAGGAAGCTGTTTGGGAGAAGGCCGACATCAATCAGCTGGTGAGCGAATATGCCCAGGCCGAGTCCAAACGTGATGGGGTAATTGAACTGGCACTCGGCCCCTGTATAGGGATCCCGGTGCAGGTTATCGCCATCAAACGGGTGCTGGGTAATCTGGTAGAAAACGCCTTTCGCTATGGTCGGGGCTGGATACGCATTTCAACCCGGATGGAGAAGTCCTCTTTGGTGCTAACCGTGGAAGATAACGGCCCCGGCATTCCGGTTGATCAAATCCCCAAACTCTTTCAACCCTTTACCCAGGGCGACATGGCGCGGGGCAGCCTTGGCTCCGGTCTGGGGCTGGCCATTATCAAGCGCATTGTCGACCGCCATCAGGGCAAGGTGAAACTCAGTAACCGGGTTGAAGGTGGTCTGAAAGCCGAGGTATTTTTACCGCTGGAATAA